The following are encoded together in the Limanda limanda chromosome 12, fLimLim1.1, whole genome shotgun sequence genome:
- the LOC133015062 gene encoding phospholipase A and acyltransferase 4-like codes for MACSQERATFGCWFKGNKGDLIEISHRDHKQWAIYIGGNEVVMLVKKGDQSPGWLESLSSSTGKVKREKLAAVVGNHRCRVNNLLDDRRNARDPSVIVKKACAMVGRNLPYNVATYNSWHFATEMRYDKAESWLVCI; via the exons tttaaagGAAATAAAGGAGACCTGATCGAGATCTCCCATAGGGACCATAAGCAGTGGGCCATCTACATCGGAGGAAATGAAGTGGTTATGTTAGTTAAAAAAG gtgATCAGTCGCCTGGCTGGTTGGagagtctgagcagcagcactggAAAGGTGAAGCGTGAGAAGCTCGCCGCTGTGGTCGGCAATCATCGTTGCCGTGTCAACAATCTCCTGGATGACAGGCGCAATGCTCGTGATCCTTCCGTCATAGTGAAGAAGGCCTGTGCGATGGTGGGCCGCAATCTACCGTACAACGTTGCCACTTACAACAGCTGGCACTTTGCTACCGAGATGCGATACGACAAGGCAGAGTCTTGGCTGGTGTGTATCTAA